Proteins found in one Thalassomonas actiniarum genomic segment:
- a CDS encoding ATP-grasp domain-containing protein gives MKHCAILTMDSLENFEAYDHLLEQPLKALGWQTHMVSWRDQEVNWDDYQVVIIRTPWDYQDDAPLFLQVLEKIEASNAVLENSLDIVRWNIDKNYLRQLETKGVTIVPTLWPQAFDYDDVLAAFKHFSCEKIVLKPRISANADNTFLLTREQLEAKRQLLADTFASRAFMVQPFMENICSEGEYSCFYFDGQYSHSILKTPKDKDFRVQEEHGGRLTSIDAEDKLLEQATVALKAINELPLYARVDFVRYGQGFALMEAELIEPSLYFNMDDNSAARFARAFVERMARLHQL, from the coding sequence ATGAAGCATTGCGCGATATTAACAATGGACAGCCTGGAAAATTTTGAGGCTTATGATCATTTACTGGAGCAACCCCTAAAAGCCTTGGGTTGGCAAACTCATATGGTGTCATGGCGGGATCAGGAGGTTAACTGGGATGATTATCAAGTGGTGATCATTCGTACCCCCTGGGATTACCAGGATGATGCCCCTTTGTTTTTACAGGTGCTGGAAAAAATTGAAGCGTCAAATGCGGTGTTGGAAAACAGTTTGGATATAGTGCGCTGGAATATCGATAAAAATTACCTCAGGCAACTGGAAACGAAAGGGGTCACCATAGTGCCGACCTTGTGGCCGCAAGCCTTCGATTATGATGATGTCCTGGCGGCATTTAAGCATTTTTCCTGTGAAAAAATCGTGTTAAAACCCCGTATCAGCGCCAATGCCGACAATACCTTTTTATTGACCCGGGAACAGCTTGAGGCGAAGCGGCAGTTGCTGGCGGATACCTTTGCAAGCCGGGCTTTTATGGTGCAGCCATTTATGGAAAATATTTGCAGTGAAGGGGAGTATTCCTGCTTTTATTTTGACGGTCAATACAGCCACAGCATCTTAAAAACACCAAAAGATAAAGATTTCAGGGTGCAGGAAGAACATGGCGGCCGTTTAACCAGCATTGACGCGGAAGATAAATTGTTGGAGCAGGCGACAGTGGCCTTAAAAGCCATCAATGAGCTGCCGTTATATGCCCGGGTGGATTTTGTCCGTTACGGACAGGGGTTTGCCTTGATGGAAGCCGAGCTGATTGAGCCTTCTCTGTATTTTAATATGGATGATAACTCGGCAGCGCGCTTTGCCAGAGCTTTTGTTGAGCGTATGGCAAGGCTACACCAGCTCTAA
- a CDS encoding diguanylate cyclase, with protein sequence MLQKVLWFFLLVKPLLFPLAFAEEQAKVLLLNSYHPQYRWTAELTRGVRDKLAPAVPVENLYIEYMDARRFADDLVYQKKLTELLHYKYSRYQPDIIITSDDAAYYFMLEHGAGIFPGVAVVFCGVNVFYPELLSGKDKITGIKEGMDISGNLALIRRLQPNIKRIILLGDTTGLGLRMTERAKEIRAGWLTSPVTRDIMLEIWDDFSLEELYQQAARQEPGTAFLVLAIHKDRFGHYFSYEHDLPLLTQYSKVPVYGMWGTLMIGNGALGGMMNDPYQHGTEAAAMALTILSGVRVSTVKIKEKASYSPVFDYHQLKRFDINLDLLPQSSLVINLPVSLYKKHRLEINSIVAIVMFLILIISILFLNNQELELVVKQRTRDLDLRNKALEANSNFMKHQANTDVLTNLANRRAGLEEINAYISRFNRDNKTFALAIVDIDFFKNINDSYGHDVGDKVLQVLGACLKRLTRPGDHVYRWGGEEFLIALPYADVQACLVICQRLREKVSELVINRHDDKINITVSIGVTNFVCGDNFERLFARADKALYDAKRNGRNRVEAAPVD encoded by the coding sequence ATGCTGCAAAAGGTTTTATGGTTTTTTTTACTTGTGAAACCTTTGTTGTTCCCCCTGGCTTTTGCCGAAGAGCAGGCAAAAGTTTTATTACTCAACTCTTACCATCCTCAATATCGCTGGACCGCCGAACTGACTCGCGGGGTTCGGGATAAGTTGGCACCAGCAGTGCCGGTGGAAAATCTTTATATTGAATATATGGATGCCAGACGCTTTGCAGATGATCTTGTTTATCAGAAAAAATTGACTGAACTGCTGCATTATAAATACAGCCGCTATCAACCGGATATCATCATTACCAGTGATGATGCCGCCTATTATTTCATGCTCGAACATGGAGCCGGTATTTTTCCCGGGGTTGCAGTGGTTTTTTGTGGGGTGAATGTTTTTTATCCCGAGTTGTTATCAGGTAAAGACAAGATTACCGGTATCAAGGAAGGTATGGATATTTCAGGAAACCTCGCATTGATCCGTCGCCTGCAGCCAAATATCAAACGCATTATTTTACTGGGGGACACCACAGGGCTTGGGCTGCGCATGACCGAGCGGGCGAAAGAGATCCGCGCCGGCTGGTTAACGTCGCCGGTAACACGCGACATTATGCTGGAGATATGGGATGACTTCTCCCTTGAGGAGTTATATCAGCAAGCGGCCAGGCAGGAGCCGGGAACGGCGTTTCTGGTGCTGGCAATACATAAAGACCGGTTTGGTCATTACTTTTCCTATGAGCATGATCTGCCTTTATTGACCCAATACAGCAAGGTACCGGTTTATGGTATGTGGGGCACATTGATGATAGGCAATGGTGCGCTTGGCGGCATGATGAATGATCCTTATCAGCACGGCACTGAAGCCGCCGCAATGGCATTAACCATCTTAAGTGGTGTGCGGGTCTCTACAGTAAAAATCAAAGAAAAAGCCAGCTATTCCCCGGTTTTTGATTATCACCAGTTAAAGCGCTTTGATATCAACCTGGATTTATTACCGCAAAGCAGCCTGGTGATTAATCTGCCGGTCAGCCTTTATAAAAAGCATCGGCTGGAAATTAACAGTATTGTTGCCATTGTCATGTTTTTAATCCTGATCATTTCGATATTGTTTTTAAATAATCAGGAGCTGGAGTTGGTGGTTAAGCAGAGAACCCGGGATCTGGATCTTCGTAATAAAGCACTGGAAGCCAATTCTAATTTTATGAAGCATCAGGCCAATACCGATGTGCTCACCAACCTGGCCAATCGCCGGGCGGGGCTGGAGGAAATTAACGCTTATATCAGCAGGTTTAATCGGGATAACAAAACATTTGCCCTGGCTATTGTCGATATCGACTTTTTTAAAAATATCAATGACAGCTATGGCCATGATGTCGGTGATAAGGTTTTGCAGGTGCTGGGGGCGTGTTTAAAAAGACTGACCCGCCCGGGTGATCATGTCTACCGCTGGGGCGGGGAGGAGTTCTTAATTGCCTTGCCTTATGCCGATGTACAAGCTTGCCTGGTGATTTGCCAGCGCCTCAGGGAAAAAGTCAGTGAACTGGTGATTAACCGCCATGATGATAAAATCAACATCACCGTCAGTATCGGCGTGACAAATTTTGTCTGCGGGGACAATTTTGAACGCTTATTCGCCAGGGCCGATAAAGCCCTCTATGATGCCAAACGAAACGGCAGGAACCGGGTCGAAGCGGCCCCTGTGGATTAA
- a CDS encoding nitroreductase family protein, producing the protein MKVFQAIEQRRAVRHYQSDIEMPEQDFTQLMSAVLLSPTSYNIQHWRFIRVTDKAHREKIKAAAWGQDQVSEASELIILCADINAWNDRPQRYVANSPKETQDMLLPMISAFYSNKEQLQRDETMRSCGMAAQTLMLAAKGLGYDTCPMIGFDREALARLIRLPQGHVIGMMIAIGKAKTPAHPRGGQLPLNEVLWENHF; encoded by the coding sequence ATGAAAGTTTTTCAGGCAATTGAACAACGCCGGGCCGTGAGACATTATCAATCCGATATTGAGATGCCGGAGCAAGACTTTACACAATTAATGTCGGCGGTGTTGCTGTCGCCGACCTCTTATAATATTCAGCACTGGCGTTTTATCCGGGTAACAGATAAGGCGCACAGAGAGAAGATCAAAGCGGCAGCCTGGGGGCAGGACCAGGTAAGCGAGGCGTCTGAGCTCATTATTTTATGCGCCGATATCAATGCCTGGAACGACAGGCCACAGCGTTATGTCGCCAACAGTCCCAAGGAAACCCAGGACATGTTATTGCCTATGATATCAGCCTTTTACAGCAACAAAGAGCAGCTGCAGCGGGATGAAACCATGCGCTCGTGCGGTATGGCGGCGCAGACCCTGATGCTGGCAGCCAAAGGCCTGGGGTACGATACCTGCCCTATGATAGGCTTTGACCGGGAAGCCCTGGCCCGTTTGATTCGCTTACCCCAGGGACATGTCATTGGCATGATGATAGCCATAGGCAAAGCAAAAACACCGGCTCATCCGCGCGGCGGCCAGCTGCCGTTAAACGAAGTGCTGTGGGAAAATCACTTTTAA
- a CDS encoding LysR family transcriptional regulator: METFSAIPVFVAVVENGSFSRAALRLGTSKSAVSKRIRELEHKLGVQLLHRTTRQLSLTEAGERYFEYAVKAVTAASEGIDSVTQLQGNPKGELKINTPMSFGRLHIAPLVADFLSRYPDIGLNMVMEDRVVDLVEGGYDLAIRGGNLQDSTLIARRLAPCRSVICATPDYLEQYGTPAIPEDLPGFNCINFSYFSGGNDWTFHGENGPVKVKVSGNYQVNNSEALLQAALAGLGIAKIPTFVVGDDIAAGRLVPLLKDYKLPMQTFYAVFPQRRHLPAKVRVFLDFIIERLGGDQPYWDKVIS; the protein is encoded by the coding sequence ATGGAAACTTTTTCGGCAATTCCCGTCTTTGTTGCTGTGGTGGAAAATGGCAGTTTTTCCCGGGCGGCGCTGCGCCTGGGCACAAGTAAATCTGCGGTCAGCAAACGTATCCGAGAGCTCGAGCATAAGCTCGGGGTACAACTGCTGCACAGGACTACTCGGCAGTTGAGCTTAACCGAAGCGGGGGAGCGTTATTTCGAATACGCCGTTAAGGCGGTGACGGCTGCCTCAGAAGGAATCGATTCCGTGACCCAGTTGCAGGGCAACCCTAAAGGGGAGTTGAAGATCAATACCCCGATGTCATTCGGGCGTTTGCATATTGCCCCGCTGGTGGCGGACTTTCTAAGCCGCTATCCCGATATCGGCTTGAACATGGTGATGGAAGACAGGGTAGTGGACCTGGTGGAAGGGGGTTATGATCTTGCCATCCGCGGGGGAAACCTGCAGGACTCTACTCTGATTGCCCGGCGTCTTGCTCCCTGTCGCAGCGTGATTTGTGCAACGCCCGATTATCTGGAGCAATACGGTACACCTGCTATACCGGAAGACTTGCCCGGCTTTAACTGTATCAACTTTTCTTATTTCAGCGGCGGCAATGACTGGACTTTTCATGGCGAAAACGGACCGGTGAAAGTGAAAGTCAGCGGCAACTACCAGGTCAATAATAGTGAAGCCCTGTTGCAGGCGGCTTTGGCCGGTTTGGGGATCGCTAAGATTCCGACCTTTGTTGTCGGCGATGATATTGCTGCCGGACGCCTGGTGCCCTTGCTTAAGGATTATAAGCTGCCGATGCAAACTTTCTATGCCGTGTTTCCTCAGCGGCGTCATTTACCGGCCAAGGTACGGGTATTCCTGGACTTTATTATCGAACGCCTCGGCGGTGATCAGCCTTATTGGGATAAGGTGATAAGTTAA
- a CDS encoding NAD(P)/FAD-dependent oxidoreductase, with the protein MSDTNKHFSGNETDVVIIGAGPVGLFQVFELGLQGIKAIVIDSLPHIGGQCRELYPQKPIFDIPALPQINALELIDNLAQQASPFNPEYLLDNRVIDINRLELEHKFLLTTDKGRHIRAKAVIIAAGGGSFEPVKLKIPGVEPLIDKQVFYRVSDLKQHQDKDLVILGGGDSAFDWALELQKVANSVTLIHRSARYRAAENSVQLVENLCSKLKMQLLTGQVSELITENNELKQLRVTGKDGVTRRIELDQLLVFFGLSPKLSLLKNWGLELHQNQIKVSTDSFETSLPGIYAVGDINWYPGKQKLILSGFHEAALAAFAIKSSLSDGKRVPLLYTTTSPIAHQRLGVNVELY; encoded by the coding sequence ATGAGTGATACTAACAAGCATTTTTCCGGCAACGAAACCGATGTCGTGATCATAGGTGCCGGGCCCGTGGGGTTATTCCAGGTGTTTGAGCTGGGGCTGCAAGGCATAAAAGCGATCGTTATCGACAGCCTGCCCCATATCGGCGGCCAGTGCCGTGAGCTTTATCCGCAAAAGCCTATTTTTGATATCCCGGCGCTGCCGCAAATCAACGCCCTGGAACTTATCGACAATTTAGCGCAGCAGGCATCCCCCTTTAATCCCGAGTACCTGCTGGATAACCGGGTGATTGATATCAATCGCCTGGAACTAGAGCATAAATTTTTACTGACCACAGACAAAGGCAGGCATATCCGGGCAAAGGCAGTGATCATCGCCGCCGGCGGCGGCTCCTTTGAACCGGTAAAACTGAAAATCCCCGGGGTCGAGCCGCTGATAGACAAACAGGTTTTCTACCGGGTGAGTGACTTAAAGCAGCACCAGGATAAAGACCTGGTGATCCTCGGCGGCGGCGACTCCGCCTTTGACTGGGCACTGGAATTACAAAAGGTTGCCAACAGTGTGACCCTGATCCACAGATCGGCCAGGTACAGGGCGGCGGAGAATTCGGTACAGCTGGTAGAAAACCTGTGCAGCAAACTAAAAATGCAGCTGCTTACCGGGCAAGTAAGCGAGTTGATCACAGAAAACAACGAGCTAAAACAATTAAGGGTGACGGGCAAAGATGGGGTAACCCGACGGATCGAGCTGGATCAACTGCTGGTATTCTTTGGTTTGTCTCCCAAGTTATCCCTGCTGAAAAACTGGGGACTGGAACTGCACCAGAACCAGATAAAAGTCAGCACAGACAGCTTTGAAACTTCCCTGCCGGGCATCTATGCCGTTGGCGACATCAACTGGTATCCGGGCAAACAAAAGCTGATCTTAAGCGGTTTCCATGAAGCGGCGCTGGCGGCCTTTGCGATAAAATCCTCCCTGAGCGACGGCAAGCGCGTGCCTTTACTCTACACCACCACCAGCCCTATAGCCCATCAGCGGCTGGGAGTAAATGTTGAGTTATATTGA
- a CDS encoding LysR substrate-binding domain-containing protein: MLELKHLKTLVTLEQSHCLNKAAELLFTTQSALSHQLKTLEHRLNHKLFIRRSSPLVFTPQGKVLLALAKEVLPKVEQAEIQLSARKATKVQRMPFNFAMQCHSGFQWLLPAIKTFSGQQPALEVDLIEKSVFSLNPDSDLPDFNILLTDKKANHQEFIYQDIGTFELILALSKEDPLADKAYIQADDLTDKTLITYPLSPEQQDIFNLFLQPASCQPARLRQVENSDVILQMVEAGLGVSAIPDWLAAPQIRQGKLKSKSIGRHGISRKLYAAYRPDQAKWAEHFVPIARRQFSEFSNAGSLH; the protein is encoded by the coding sequence ATGCTGGAACTTAAACATTTAAAAACCCTGGTTACATTAGAGCAGAGCCATTGTCTGAATAAGGCGGCTGAATTGCTTTTTACCACACAGTCGGCGCTTTCCCACCAGCTAAAGACGCTCGAACACAGACTTAACCATAAACTTTTTATCCGCAGGAGCAGCCCTCTGGTTTTTACCCCCCAGGGCAAAGTCCTGCTGGCGCTGGCCAAAGAAGTTTTACCTAAGGTGGAACAGGCTGAAATTCAGCTATCCGCCAGAAAAGCGACAAAAGTGCAACGCATGCCGTTTAATTTTGCCATGCAGTGCCACTCCGGCTTTCAATGGTTATTACCGGCGATCAAGACCTTCAGCGGCCAGCAGCCCGCCTTAGAGGTGGATCTGATAGAAAAAAGTGTTTTTAGCCTTAACCCCGACAGCGATTTACCGGATTTCAATATCCTGCTAACCGATAAAAAAGCCAACCATCAGGAGTTTATCTACCAGGATATCGGTACCTTTGAGCTGATATTGGCGCTGTCAAAAGAGGATCCGCTGGCGGACAAGGCCTATATCCAGGCCGATGATTTAACCGATAAAACCCTGATCACCTATCCGCTATCGCCGGAGCAGCAGGATATCTTTAACTTATTCCTGCAACCGGCCAGCTGCCAGCCCGCCCGGCTGCGTCAGGTGGAAAACTCGGATGTGATCCTGCAAATGGTGGAGGCAGGGCTGGGGGTAAGTGCTATTCCCGACTGGCTGGCGGCGCCGCAAATACGACAGGGAAAACTCAAAAGCAAAAGCATAGGGCGGCATGGCATTTCCCGTAAACTGTATGCCGCATACCGCCCCGATCAAGCCAAATGGGCAGAGCATTTTGTGCCGATAGCCAGGCGTCAGTTCAGTGAGTTCTCAAACGCCGGCAGCCTGCATTAA
- a CDS encoding PEP-CTERM sorting domain-containing protein (PEP-CTERM proteins occur, often in large numbers, in the proteomes of bacteria that also encode an exosortase, a predicted intramembrane cysteine proteinase. The presence of a PEP-CTERM domain at a protein's C-terminus predicts cleavage within the sorting domain, followed by covalent anchoring to some some component of the (usually Gram-negative) cell surface. Many PEP-CTERM proteins exhibit an unusual sequence composition that includes large numbers of potential glycosylation sites. Expression of one such protein has been shown restore the ability of a bacterium to form floc, a type of biofilm.) has protein sequence MNNFKTPNKFFAAIFLMLSFALSSFSASATLMVSFDLDSNDLNLGDAFSVSLMASTDEDINNEVISAWGLDLNFDSSILSLDSLLVGPSFMPTNTDGDGLGGLVPFGQDAVSGGDILLATLNFTAIGLGSTDLFTSSTLGDFNEGFYNSFFLPVGHSNATTAISVTGGSEVPEPSAFLLMLLATVALISLRKKA, from the coding sequence ATGAACAACTTTAAAACCCCCAATAAATTTTTTGCCGCTATCTTCTTGATGCTTAGTTTTGCCCTGAGCAGTTTTTCTGCCAGTGCCACTTTAATGGTATCTTTTGATCTGGACTCAAACGATCTCAATCTCGGCGATGCCTTCAGTGTCAGCCTGATGGCATCAACCGATGAAGACATTAACAATGAAGTAATTTCTGCCTGGGGTTTAGATCTGAACTTTGACAGCAGCATTTTATCCCTGGACAGCCTGTTAGTTGGCCCTTCTTTCATGCCAACCAACACTGACGGTGACGGCCTTGGCGGTTTAGTGCCATTCGGTCAGGATGCTGTCAGCGGCGGCGATATCCTGTTAGCCACCTTAAACTTTACCGCCATAGGCTTAGGTAGCACCGACTTGTTTACCAGCAGCACCTTAGGTGATTTTAATGAAGGTTTTTACAATTCATTTTTCCTGCCTGTCGGCCATAGCAATGCCACCACAGCTATCAGCGTAACTGGCGGCAGCGAAGTACCTGAGCCAAGTGCCTTTTTACTGATGTTATTGGCCACAGTTGCCTTGATCAGCTTACGTAAAAAAGCCTAA